A window of the Chondrinema litorale genome harbors these coding sequences:
- a CDS encoding putative quinol monooxygenase, with translation MEKLRSINHFKISIISQIIITFTCITMLISGCNASLGINNPIATLKNFEQHSDMVIRFAKLEIKQAQLNDYETYLKEGIETAIAKEPGVLTMYALQNESEPSKITILEIYENDSAYQAHIESAHFQKYKTGTLEMVKSLELIDLNPIVFGVKTDN, from the coding sequence ATGGAAAAACTCAGATCAATTAATCATTTTAAAATCAGCATAATAAGCCAGATAATTATAACTTTTACCTGCATTACCATGTTAATTAGTGGTTGCAATGCTTCATTAGGAATCAATAACCCAATTGCCACTTTAAAAAACTTTGAACAACATAGTGATATGGTAATTCGCTTTGCCAAATTGGAGATAAAACAGGCTCAGCTTAATGATTACGAAACTTATCTAAAAGAAGGAATTGAAACAGCAATAGCCAAAGAGCCCGGTGTTTTAACAATGTATGCCCTTCAAAATGAATCTGAGCCATCTAAAATTACCATACTCGAAATATATGAAAATGATTCTGCCTATCAAGCACATATTGAATCGGCTCATTTCCAAAAGTATAAGACGGGTACTTTAGAAATGGTAAAATCGCTTGAGCTAATCGATTTAAACCCAATTGTTTTTGGAGTAAAAACTGATAACTAA
- a CDS encoding IS982 family transposase, with protein sequence MEDFTIAIYCFLDDYLKIGRPKEGHMRKLTDAQIITTAIVAARFFGCNYVRARAYLREGHQFDFPDKSNFNRHLHRLAPTISSLFFALGQAIKELNTDSRYLIDSFPVAVCKNIRINNCRLLGDKAYRGKNMSKREYFYGFKVQVIATSDGIPVEYFICAGSYHDITAFKSMDIDLPPDSELFADSAYTDYETEDYYKELEHIHLLAVRKSNSKRPDHPAMAYLKDMMRKRIETTFSEILAWFPLKIHAVTAQGFILKIVLFIFAFTIHKSL encoded by the coding sequence ATGGAAGACTTCACCATCGCAATTTACTGTTTTCTTGACGATTATCTAAAAATCGGGCGCCCAAAAGAGGGACATATGCGCAAGCTGACAGATGCCCAGATCATCACCACTGCCATTGTGGCCGCCAGGTTTTTCGGTTGCAACTATGTAAGGGCACGGGCTTATCTAAGAGAGGGCCACCAGTTTGATTTTCCCGACAAATCCAATTTCAACCGCCATCTGCATCGGCTCGCGCCAACAATCTCAAGCTTGTTTTTTGCCCTCGGCCAGGCCATAAAAGAACTGAACACCGATAGCCGGTACCTCATCGATTCTTTCCCGGTCGCCGTTTGCAAAAACATCCGGATAAACAACTGCAGACTGCTCGGCGACAAGGCCTATAGAGGGAAGAACATGTCCAAAAGGGAGTACTTCTATGGCTTTAAGGTCCAGGTCATCGCCACTTCGGACGGCATCCCGGTCGAATACTTCATCTGTGCGGGCTCTTACCATGACATAACCGCGTTCAAGAGTATGGATATCGATTTGCCCCCTGACAGTGAGCTGTTCGCCGATAGTGCCTATACAGACTATGAGACAGAAGATTATTACAAAGAACTTGAGCACATCCACCTACTCGCGGTCCGAAAGTCAAATTCCAAAAGGCCAGACCATCCGGCCATGGCATACTTGAAGGACATGATGCGAAAAAGGATCGAGACCACTTTCTCTGAGATCTTGGCATGGTTCCCTTTGAAAATCCATGCCGTCACTGCCCAAGGGTTCATCCTTAAGATCGTGCTCTTCATTTTTGCCTTCACTATTCATAAATCTTTGTAA
- a CDS encoding esterase has translation MKTALTTILLALTSFSLIAQQNIFNRTEIVSPEINKDNTVTFRLKGPEASKVTISGSWMPSKGFESPSEEMHKGDSGVWTYTTEALQPELYRYSFSVNGVRTTDPSNAFAIRDVATLSNIFLIEGGKADNYKINDVPHGTVAYRWYDSPGNDKKRRLAVYTPAGYENSEENYPVLYLLHGIGGDEEAWLGSGRAKQIMDNLIAQGKVEPMIMVMPNGNVSQQAAPGEASDGFKRPTFMLPHTMDGKFEETFIDIIKFVESNYRTVEKKEGRAIAGLSMGGYHTAYISMNYPNTFDYVGLFSPAINVNNNQPKISVAYQNIDEKLKAQLDNGYKLYWIAVGKNDMQMLLDGIQKYRKDLDAIDMKYAYKLTEGGHTWENWRDYLVEFSQSLFKK, from the coding sequence ATGAAAACAGCACTCACAACCATATTGCTGGCATTAACTTCTTTCTCGTTAATAGCACAGCAAAATATCTTTAATAGAACTGAGATAGTTTCTCCCGAAATTAATAAAGATAATACAGTTACTTTTCGACTGAAAGGGCCAGAAGCAAGCAAAGTTACAATTTCTGGTAGTTGGATGCCGAGTAAAGGTTTTGAATCTCCATCAGAAGAAATGCATAAAGGTGATAGTGGCGTATGGACTTACACAACCGAAGCATTACAGCCAGAACTTTATAGATATTCTTTTTCTGTAAATGGTGTTCGTACTACCGATCCTAGTAATGCTTTTGCCATTCGCGATGTAGCTACTTTATCCAATATATTTTTAATAGAAGGAGGCAAAGCAGATAACTACAAGATAAATGATGTGCCTCATGGTACAGTTGCTTATAGATGGTACGATTCTCCGGGTAACGACAAAAAAAGAAGATTAGCTGTTTATACACCAGCAGGATACGAAAACAGTGAAGAAAATTATCCAGTATTGTATCTGTTACATGGCATTGGTGGAGACGAAGAAGCATGGCTTGGATCTGGTCGCGCTAAGCAAATTATGGATAACTTAATTGCACAGGGTAAGGTAGAGCCTATGATTATGGTAATGCCAAATGGGAATGTTTCTCAACAAGCAGCACCGGGAGAAGCTAGCGATGGTTTTAAAAGACCAACTTTTATGTTACCTCATACGATGGATGGCAAGTTTGAAGAAACCTTTATAGATATTATAAAATTTGTAGAAAGTAATTATCGCACTGTAGAGAAAAAAGAAGGCCGTGCAATTGCTGGTTTGTCTATGGGTGGTTATCATACAGCTTATATTTCTATGAATTACCCCAATACTTTCGATTATGTTGGTTTATTCTCACCTGCTATCAACGTAAATAACAATCAACCTAAAATCTCAGTAGCTTATCAAAATATTGATGAGAAACTAAAAGCTCAATTAGATAATGGTTATAAATTGTATTGGATTGCTGTTGGTAAAAATGATATGCAAATGTTGTTAGATGGTATTCAGAAATATCGCAAAGACCTAGATGCCATTGATATGAAATACGCTTATAAATTAACTGAGGGTGGACATACTTGGGAAAACTGGCGCGATTACCTTGTAGAGTTTTCACAAAGTTTATTCAAAAAATAA